In Mercurialis annua linkage group LG6, ddMerAnnu1.2, whole genome shotgun sequence, the following are encoded in one genomic region:
- the LOC126685860 gene encoding transcription initiation factor TFIID subunit 13, with protein MNSSSASKSKVGSSSQSSETSFKRKRGVFQKDLQHMMYGFGDDPNPLPETVALVEDIVLEYVTDLAYKAQDIGSKRGKLSVEDFLYLIRKDLPKLNRCTELLSMQEELKQARKAFEVDEEKLATVE; from the exons ATGAATAGCTCTTCAGCATCCAAATCAAAAGTAGGGTCTTCCTCACAATCTTCTGAAACTTCATTTAAGCGAAAGCGGGGAGTTTTTCAGAAAGACT TGCAGCATATGATGTATGGTTTTGGGGATGATCCTAAT CCTCTTCCAGAAACTGTGGCGCTTGTGGAGGATATTGTTTTGGAATATGTCACAGATTTG GCGTATAAAGCTCAAGATATAGGATCGAAGAGGGGCAAACTATCAGTTGAGGATTTTCTGTACTTAATTCGCAAG GACCTACCGAAACTTAACCGTTGTACAGAACTGCTATCTATGCAAGAGGAACTGAAACAAGCTAGGAAGGCTTTTGAAGTGGACGAGGAGAAGTTAGCAACAGTTGAGTGA